From Petrotoga mexicana DSM 14811:
TTTTAACATGGTCACCGAGTTGTTCAACAACACTTGGTAATCGAGTTCTTGGATATTGTAATTTGCCTTGGCCATTATGTTGCCAATCTCAATCTGTGGTAGTACTAAATCTTCTAAGACAGCAGATTGGGAAGCTGATTCAACTTCATTTGATGCAAGAGTTTCACTAGTATCTAACTCTTCAATTTTAAGCTTAAGATTGTTCATCTGACTTTTTAAATATATGGTATACGTTGTCAGTGCGAAGGTTATCAAAGGTAAAATAAAAACAAGAATTAAAATAACTCTGAACCAACGCGGATTATTCTTTTTCATGATTCATACACCTCTCAACAGAGACTTAAACTCTAAAAGGAGATCTTTTAGCTCTCCAAAATTCAAAAGCAAATCCACAAAGCCGTCCTCTTTGAGTAATATTTCTTTTAGAGGTACGTTGTTCACTTTAGCCTTAATATTTTGGATTTTTGATGATTTCAAATCTACGAAACTTCTTATGTTTTGAAAAATATTTTGAAATCTTTTCTCATGTATATAACCAAATTTAAAACTCAAATATACAAGAAACGCAAAAGACAAACTCTCGTTTTGAACGAAATCAGACTTTACCGAGGTGTCTGCTATGTATTTCATCAATTTAGTTCCAGGAAAAGGTAAATCGTTAGAGTAAAGGGACAAAACAAATTTAACTGCAGAATAAAGATAATCCTCTAAATCTAAACGGATGAAATTTTTAGAATACTTTAAAGATAAGCTGGCAAAGTTATTGTCAAACAAAAGTCCTAAAATATATCCCAAGAAAAACTGGTTTTTCATATCTTTTTTATCTAAAAATTTGCAAAAATACGGATCTATATAAACTAGATCGGGATAACCACTCACCTTCAAAAAATTCTTAGTGTAATTCATATCTAAATAGAATTCTCCCGAAACGGGTAAATATATCATAGAAGACAGTGTTGTTGGCATAACTGTGAAGGTCCCTTTTGGAAAATCCAAAGTATGAAAAACGTAGCCAGCCATATCTATCAAGGAACCTCCACCTATCACCACTAAATTGCTGTAACTACCTTCTACCATGACCTTACACAGTTCTAAATATTTATCGAAATACTTGGTTTCATTGCCGCCTTTTACGTAAAAGATATTGTTACCGGATCCTGTATTTAAATGATTTTTCAAATTGGAATCAATTACCATCAACGTTCCGTATTTAGATGCGTATCTTTTAGAAAATTCTTTGTAATATCCATGGCTTATATTAATATTAATGTCTTTTTCAATACCCTTTGAGAAACTGATACTTTTCATTTTTTTCGTCCTTTTTAGCTAATTTCGTCTATTTTATCAACACGCCTTTTATGTCTTCCAGCTTCAAAATCTGTCGATAAAAATTTTACTACCGTCCAGATGGCTAAATCAATGCCCATAAGTCTACCTGCTAAAACCAAAACGTTGGCGTCGTTATGTTTTCTGGCATATTCTGCCATCGATGGATACAAGCATAATGCACCTCGTACGCCTTTCACTTTGTTCACTGCGATTGACATTCCTATTCCAGTACCACAGATACCTATGCCGAAATCAACTTCTCCTTTGGTTACTTTTTCACCAAGTTTTTTGGCATAATCAGGATAATCAACACTAGCATTGGAATTAGTCCCCAAATCTATTATATCGAATTTCTTCTCTAAAAGATAATTCTTAATTTGTTCTTTCATTTCATATCCGGCATGATCGGAGGCAATTGCAATTTTCATCACGGAAATTCGCTCCTTTTTATAGCACTCTTATTAAGCCTACCATCTTTCCTTGTATCTTTAAACGATCAGCTTTGACCTTTATCTCTTTCATACTTTTATTTTCTGGTACAAGCAGCACTTCGTCTTCATTCAGCCTTTTGTACCTTTTAAGTGTTGCTTCATTTCCATCTATCAATGCAACCACTATGTCTCCATCCATGGCGTAATCTTGTTTACGTATTATAACAAAATCTCCGCTCTTGATCTGTGCTTCTATCATGGAGTTTCCTTCAACTCTGAGTGAAAAATATTCGTAATTTTTTGGGAAAAAATTAGTGGGTATGGGAATGTAATCGCTAATTGTTTGTATAGCTTCTATGGCATCTCCCGCTGCTATCTTTCCTGAAACAGGAGCCAAAGTCTCTGTGGCAAAAATTTCTCCCGATTTTGGCATCATCTTTATTCCACGTGATACATTTTTACGCTCGATATAACCTTTTTTTTCCAAAATTATGAGATGCTTATGTGCCGCTCTTGGACTTTTAAAATTAAAATGTTTCATAATATCTCTGATACTTGGAGCAAATCCATTTTTTTCCATATAAGATTTTATGAAGTCCAGAACCTGTGACTGCCTTTTTGTCAATTCCTCCATTTTATTTACCCCTTCCATGCTTAATAATTATAAAACTACTTTTCATCATTAGCTTGAACTTCAATCGCTCCTACAACTGAATCGTCTTCATCCAGTCTAACAATTATAACACCTTGGGTGATTCTTCCTAAAACATTTATATTATTTACATTTACCCTTATAGCCTTACCTTTTTTAGTGAATATCAGTATGTCTCTCCCATCTTCCACACTCATAGTTGAAACTATCGGACCTATTTTTGTTATGTCTCGTACCGTTTTTACCCCAATTCCTCCACGATTTTGTGGCTTATAAGAATGAAATGAAACTCTCTTTCCATAACCTCTTTCTGTGATCAACAACAGTTTTTTGCCTTCATCGACCTTCACCACGTTGATCACTTCATCGCCTTCACGCAATTTTATTGAGTTAACACCCATTGCTGTTCTTCCCATCGTTCTTACCTGGGAAGAGTTGAACATTAAGGACATACCTAGCTTTGTCACGACCAACAAATCTCTATCCGTTCCATCAAGCAATATTACATCGACAACTGAGTCGTTATCAACCAGATTGATGGCTCTAATACCAGAAGCTCGTGCACTGCTGAATTCTCTCAAAGATGTTCTCTTCACCTTACCTTGTTTTGTAAAAATGAGAATGTCTTTGTCGTAATCTCCGTCTAAAGATATGGAAACGATACTTTTTATCTCTTCTCCTTCATCTAAACTGATGAAGTTAGCGATATGTTTGCCTTTTGTGCTTTTCGAACTGGTTTCGATTTCGTAGGCATTTATTTGATATGCTTTACCAGCAGAACTAAAGAGCATTAATTTGGATAATTTGTTCGTATATATGACCTCTTTTACATCATCTTCTTCAGAAATTTTTAATCCTTTTACCCCTTTTCCGCCTCTTCCTTGAACCTTGTATTCCGATGAAGGAATGGCTTTGAGGTAACCCCATTTGGTTAAAACTATTACGACATCTTCATCTTGAATCATTTCAACCTCTTCGGCTAAATCTCCTTTGTTGTATAGTATCTCCGTTCTTCTTTTATCACCAAACTTATTCACTACTTCATCGAGCTCTTCTTTGATTACTTCCATAAGTTTTTCTTTGTTTTGCAGAATATTCACAGCGTTTTCTATATCTTTGTATAGGTTTTTCAGCTCTTCATTTAAGTTGGTGCTTTCAAGTTTTGAAAGGCTGATCAATCTCATATCTGCTATGGCTTTTGCCTGTTCTTCACTCACGCCTATCGTTTCTTGAAGGTTCTTCAAAGCTTCCTGAGGATTTTCTGAGTTTCTAATGATTTCTACCACTGTATCGATACCTTGAACAGCTTTGATAAGACCTTCGACGATATGTGCACGCTTTCTTGCCTTCTCTAACTCGTATTGGGTTCTTCTTGTTATGACGTTAACCCTGTGGTCTAAGAAGCTCTGTAAAAGTCCCTTTAAATTCATCAAAGAGGGCTTTTCGTTATCGATTACATTCATTTGAACGTAAAAATAGGATTGAAGATTTGTGTGTTTGAACAATTCGTTGATCAATCTTTTTATGTTAGCGTTTCTTTTCAACTCTATTACCAGTCTTATTCCTTCTTTATCGCTCTCATCTCTAACGTCTTTTATCCCAACATCTTTCTTTTGCTCTTTTGCCTTAACCACGTATTTTACAATTTGCTCGATGATATCGGTCTTAGAAACGTTGTAAGGGATCTCCTCAAAAATGATAGAGGTCCCTTTACCTTCGTCGTCTATTCTGTACTTTCCTCGAATCGTTATCTTTCCTCTACCTGTTTCATAAAGTTCTTTCAACCCTTCTCCATCAACAACTTGGCCACCTGTTGGAAAATCAGGTCCTTTAATATACTTCAACAGATCCGCTACTTCAGAGTCGGGTTTTTCTATTAACAGTTTTAATGCTCCTACGAGTTCGTTTAAATTATGAGGTGGAATGTTGGTGGTCATTCCAACAGCTATCCCACTTGCTCCGTTCATCAAAAGGTTAGGAACTCTTGTTGGTAAAACAACGGGCTCATTCAGAGAACCATCGAAATTCTCTCTAAAATCTACAGTTTCTTTCTCGATATCCTTGAGCATATACTCTCCCAGTTCAGGCATACGTGCTTCTGTATACCTCATAGCCGCAGGAGGATCGCCGTCTATCGAGCCAAAATTTCCTTGTGCCTCAACTAACGGATACCTCATAGTAAAAGGTTGTCCCATTCTAACTAAGGCATCATAAATAGCCGCATCTCCATGGGGGTGATACTTACCCATTACCTCACCAACGATACGAGCATTTTTTTTGAATGAAGAGTTATGTTTCAACCCTAATTCGCTCATAGAGTAAAGTATTCTTCTCTGAACAGGTTTCAACCCATCTCTAACATCGGGTATAGCCCTGCTTACAATAACACTTAAAGAATAAAGTAAGTAAGAAGTTTTTAATTCTTCAGTAAAATCTTTGATAAATATTTTATCGTCCATCTCTTGGTATTACCTCCATTAAGAAATCTTTGAACCAGCTTCAACATCTTTATCTACCGTGAGTATACTCAGATTACCGTTTCCATCTTTAGCGGCTAAAAGCATACCTTCGGATAATTCCCCCATCAATTTGGCGGGCTTTAGGTTGGCGATGATTATTATCTTCTTACCAACTAAATCTTCAGGTGAATAAAAGTTTTTGATGCCTGCAATTACTTGTCTTTCACCCATCTGTCCTAAATCAAGATGTAGTCTCAGTAGTTTGTTAGATTTTTCAATATTTTCTGCCTTTACTACTTTAGCAACTCTTAAGTCAATCTTTTTAAAATCTTCTATCTCTACTATATTTTGAACATTTTCACTTTCTGACATTACTTCGTCCTCCTTACTGATATCTACTGTTTTAATTATTCTTTTCCAACTTTTTACGTCGATTCTTTGAAATATGGGATCACCTTTCACAACTTTAACTCCACTGTGTAAAAGGCCCTTTTCAAGGCTCTCTCGATTTAAAACTTCCAAACCATAACCTATCTTTTTTAATATTTTTTCGGAAGTATCAGGCATAACTGGATAAATCAAAATAGAAATAATTCGAATAACGTCGAGCAGATTGTATAAAACGGTGGACAACCTATCCTTCTCATTTGGATCATTCCCCAAGATCCAGGGTTCTGTTAAATCTATGTATTTATTAGAAAAACGTATGATTTCCCATAGATTTTCAAGGGCTTGTGTAAACTGATACCGCTCCATCAAATTCAAATAAGCGTTTTTCTTACTCTCTAAAAGTTCTATGAGTTGCTCGTCCACCTTATCCTTTCTTTCAGGTTTTGGTATGACACCGTTAAAATACTTTTCAACCATCGTAAGTGTTCTATGCACTAAATTGCTTAGATCATTGACTAAATCAGCGTTGTATCGAGTAATTAAGTTTTCTTCCGAAAAATCTCCATCTCTACCAAAGGCAATATCCCTTAACAAATAATACCTTATAACATCTCTGCCATAGGCGTTCATGAGAACCCTTGGATCAACGGCGTTGCCCAAGGATTTTGAAATCTTTTGTCCATTAACCGTTAGCCAACCATGTGCGAATACCTTCTTCGGCAAAGGCAACCCTACTGACATCAACATAGCAGGCCAGATCAGAGAATGGAACCTATTTATTTCTTTTCCAATAAGGTGTAAATCAGCGGGCCAGTACCTGTTAAATTTTTGTTGATCATCAGAATAGCCTATCGCACTTATATAATTAATTAACGCATCCACCCAAACATACACCACATGTTTAGGATCGCTCTTTAAAGGGATCCCCCAATTGAACGTAGTTCTAGTGATGCTAAGATCTTTTAATCCATTATTCAAAATTTGTAGCATCTCATTTCTTCTAAAAGATGGTTCCACAAAATCAGGATTATTCTGATAATGTTTCAACAACGGTTCGGTATATTTGGAAAGTTTAAAAAAGTAATTCTCTTCCTCTACCCATTTCAATTCTCTGTTACATTCAGGGCAGAGTTTAACGCCATCTTGAGTGATTATCTCAGATTCATCCCAAAAGGATTCATCGTGTATGCAATACCAACCGGCGTACTTTCCTTTGTACACATCTCCATTCTCCATCATCTTATCAACAAACATCTGTACGGTCTTTATATGATAATCATCTGTTGTTCTAACAAAATGATCGTAACTAATCCCCATTTCATCCCATAAATTTTTAAATTTTGAAGAGAGCGAATCAACATATTCCTGAGGAGGTATATTCTTTTCTTTAGCTGCCTGTAACACCTTTTGTCCATGCTCATCCGTGCCGGTTAAAAAGAAAACATCGTACCCCATCATTCTCCTAAATCTTGCTACTATATCTGCAACTATCGTCGTATATGCCGAACCAATATGTGGTTCACTGTTAACGTAGTAAATAGGTGTAGTGACGTAAAACTTATCCATTAATGGCACCTCCAAAACTGTTCAACCTTCTTTCCCATATCTAATTGTGAAGCCTAAAATATTATATCACATTAAAATTGTTTTGGTATTCTCATATATTCTCTAGAAGTTTAAGCTTTCAGTGGAATACGGGGCGAAGCCTTCTTGCTGTATTATGCAAACTATGTTTTTAAATAATTTTGATTTTGATTTGGGGTTTTTAAGGGGCATCCTCTTAATGTTTGGGGACCTTAAGAGGCTTGTCCCTTAGCGTCCGGGTCTAAGAAACCGCAGATTCCTTCCTGAGATGGGTGGGCAACGGGGTGAAAGGGCGCTAATAAAATCGTTGAAAAGATATCACCCCGCATAAAACAAATTAGAAAGGTGATATCTATACACTACCACCATACTATTTCACCCTTTCCATACTTTCCCTTCAATGTAGCTTTTGTATTCCATCAGAATATATGTATCCATCTTTTCCATTTATCTTTGTGTTGTACAGCATAATTATACCATATGTTTTTGAAGGTAAGCTATCTTATCGAATAACTTCTGTATAACAAGTTTTATAGCGCCCTTCCCTCACTGCCCACCCCTGAGGAAAAGAATATTTTTATTTATTAATTTAATTGTACTAAAAGACTCAATATATTTATTACAATAAAAATTTAACTTAACAATATTTCTATGGTATAATTTCTCGTAAAGTATAAAATATTAAATATGCTAAAAAATCGGAGGGATAATCTTGAGATTTTCCAAACTTTATGCTCCTACTTTAAAAGAAACACCATCTGATTCTGACATAAAAAGTTACGAGTTATTGATCAGAGGAGGGTTTATAAGAAAGATTTCGTCAGGTGTTTACAGTTATCTTCCTCTTGGATGGAAGGTCATAAGAAAAATTGAACAGATAGTCAGAGAAGAAATGGAAAAGATAGGTTCTCAAGAGATAATGCTACCCATAATACATCCAGCAGAGCTGTGGAAAATGACGGGAAGATGGGAAGATTACGGTCCAGAATTGATGAAACTTAAGGATCGACACGATAGAGAGTTTACTTTAGGCCCTACACATGAGGAAATTATCACATTTTTGATGAAAAATGAGCTCAGGTCGTACAAACAGTTCCCCATCAACCTTTTCCAAATAGCTACTAAGTTTAGAGATGAAATAAGGCCAAGGTTTGGGGTGTTAAGGGCAAGAGAGTTCATCATGAAAGACGCCTACACATTTCACACCGACTACAACTCATTGCATGAATCTTACCAACATTTCTATGATGCCTATGAGAACATCTTAAAAAGAATAGGTTTGAAATATGTCGTTGTAGAAGCGGATACCGGTGCAATTGGTGGTTCTTTTTCTCATGAATTTCATGTATTGGCACAAAACGGCGAGGGAGAAATATTTTACTGTGAAAAATGTGGTTATGCTGCCAGTGATGAAAAGGCAAGATCGGGTGAAGATTTTTCAGTAGATGAAAACGAAGCTGTCAAAGAAATGGAAAAAGTTGATACTCAACACGCCAAAACCATCGAAGAAGTCTCCAAATTCTTGAACATTTCTGAAAAAAAGTTGATAAAATCTATACTGCTAAGATCCAGCAAAGGATGGATTATGGCACTAATTAGAGGAGACTATGAGATAAACCTTGCCAAGATCAGGTCCGTTCTTCAAGATCAAAGTCTGGAACTAGCCGATCCGCAAGACGTTCTAAAAGAATTTGGTGTAAACGTTGGATTTATAGGTCCAGTGAACATACCTGAAAACATCAAAATAGTTGCAGATTTAAGTGTAAAATCTATAAAAAATGGTGTTATAGGGGCTATGGAGGAAAAAAGGCATTATATAAGCGCCAATCCCGAACGAGATTTCCGAATAGATTTGTTTGCAGACATTAGATATGTAAAAGAAGGAGAAAAATGTCCAACCCAAGGCTGTAATTCCACACTTAAACAGACAAGAGGTATAGAAGTTGGTCAAATTTTTGAGTTAGGAGACAAATACTCTTCAAAAATGAACGCAGTTTTCACCGATGAAAACGGGGAACAAAAACCTTACATTATGGGATGCTATGGCTGGGGGGTATCGAGAACCTTAGGTGCAATAGTCGAACAATTAAACGACAAAAATGGGATAATCTGGCCCAAAAGCGTTGCACCTTTTGAGGTAGCAATAATACCCATTGCCATGAACGACGAAGCAATTGTAAATACATCCCAAGAGATCTACGACTACTTTTTAAAAGAAGGAATCGATGTTATTATAGACGACAGAGAAGTCTCTGCAGGATTTAAGTTCAAAGATATAGATCTAATCGGGGTACCCATAAAAATTATTATCGGCAAACGTTTAAAAGAAGGAAAAATAGAGTTAAAACAAAGAGATAAAGAAGAAAGCACACTGATAGAATTCAAAAATGTAAAAGAGTTATACGATAAAGTCAAAGAAGCATTAGAAAAGTATGATCCAACTCAAAATTTAACAATCTAATTGTAGAAATTTCTTTTGAAAATCTTTAAAATAGGTAGCCCTATAATATACGTAGCAACAGCTTCTCCAACTCCTACCCAAAGTACAGAAAAGAAATATGGTACTCCATACAATGGCGCAACATAAGCGGATACTCCGAAGGCGTTAATTAATATGGGAGGAAGAGGAGCTAAATACTCGTTTGGCATTTTCCAAGTTATAATTCCTGCTA
This genomic window contains:
- the rpiB gene encoding ribose 5-phosphate isomerase B is translated as MKIAIASDHAGYEMKEQIKNYLLEKKFDIIDLGTNSNASVDYPDYAKKLGEKVTKGEVDFGIGICGTGIGMSIAVNKVKGVRGALCLYPSMAEYARKHNDANVLVLAGRLMGIDLAIWTVVKFLSTDFEAGRHKRRVDKIDEIS
- the lexA gene encoding transcriptional repressor LexA, whose protein sequence is MEELTKRQSQVLDFIKSYMEKNGFAPSIRDIMKHFNFKSPRAAHKHLIILEKKGYIERKNVSRGIKMMPKSGEIFATETLAPVSGKIAAGDAIEAIQTISDYIPIPTNFFPKNYEYFSLRVEGNSMIEAQIKSGDFVIIRKQDYAMDGDIVVALIDGNEATLKRYKRLNEDEVLLVPENKSMKEIKVKADRLKIQGKMVGLIRVL
- the gyrA gene encoding DNA gyrase subunit A, encoding MDDKIFIKDFTEELKTSYLLYSLSVIVSRAIPDVRDGLKPVQRRILYSMSELGLKHNSSFKKNARIVGEVMGKYHPHGDAAIYDALVRMGQPFTMRYPLVEAQGNFGSIDGDPPAAMRYTEARMPELGEYMLKDIEKETVDFRENFDGSLNEPVVLPTRVPNLLMNGASGIAVGMTTNIPPHNLNELVGALKLLIEKPDSEVADLLKYIKGPDFPTGGQVVDGEGLKELYETGRGKITIRGKYRIDDEGKGTSIIFEEIPYNVSKTDIIEQIVKYVVKAKEQKKDVGIKDVRDESDKEGIRLVIELKRNANIKRLINELFKHTNLQSYFYVQMNVIDNEKPSLMNLKGLLQSFLDHRVNVITRRTQYELEKARKRAHIVEGLIKAVQGIDTVVEIIRNSENPQEALKNLQETIGVSEEQAKAIADMRLISLSKLESTNLNEELKNLYKDIENAVNILQNKEKLMEVIKEELDEVVNKFGDKRRTEILYNKGDLAEEVEMIQDEDVVIVLTKWGYLKAIPSSEYKVQGRGGKGVKGLKISEEDDVKEVIYTNKLSKLMLFSSAGKAYQINAYEIETSSKSTKGKHIANFISLDEGEEIKSIVSISLDGDYDKDILIFTKQGKVKRTSLREFSSARASGIRAINLVDNDSVVDVILLDGTDRDLLVVTKLGMSLMFNSSQVRTMGRTAMGVNSIKLREGDEVINVVKVDEGKKLLLITERGYGKRVSFHSYKPQNRGGIGVKTVRDITKIGPIVSTMSVEDGRDILIFTKKGKAIRVNVNNINVLGRITQGVIIVRLDEDDSVVGAIEVQANDEK
- the metG gene encoding methionine--tRNA ligase, which produces MDKFYVTTPIYYVNSEPHIGSAYTTIVADIVARFRRMMGYDVFFLTGTDEHGQKVLQAAKEKNIPPQEYVDSLSSKFKNLWDEMGISYDHFVRTTDDYHIKTVQMFVDKMMENGDVYKGKYAGWYCIHDESFWDESEIITQDGVKLCPECNRELKWVEEENYFFKLSKYTEPLLKHYQNNPDFVEPSFRRNEMLQILNNGLKDLSITRTTFNWGIPLKSDPKHVVYVWVDALINYISAIGYSDDQQKFNRYWPADLHLIGKEINRFHSLIWPAMLMSVGLPLPKKVFAHGWLTVNGQKISKSLGNAVDPRVLMNAYGRDVIRYYLLRDIAFGRDGDFSEENLITRYNADLVNDLSNLVHRTLTMVEKYFNGVIPKPERKDKVDEQLIELLESKKNAYLNLMERYQFTQALENLWEIIRFSNKYIDLTEPWILGNDPNEKDRLSTVLYNLLDVIRIISILIYPVMPDTSEKILKKIGYGLEVLNRESLEKGLLHSGVKVVKGDPIFQRIDVKSWKRIIKTVDISKEDEVMSESENVQNIVEIEDFKKIDLRVAKVVKAENIEKSNKLLRLHLDLGQMGERQVIAGIKNFYSPEDLVGKKIIIIANLKPAKLMGELSEGMLLAAKDGNGNLSILTVDKDVEAGSKIS
- a CDS encoding proline--tRNA ligase yields the protein MRFSKLYAPTLKETPSDSDIKSYELLIRGGFIRKISSGVYSYLPLGWKVIRKIEQIVREEMEKIGSQEIMLPIIHPAELWKMTGRWEDYGPELMKLKDRHDREFTLGPTHEEIITFLMKNELRSYKQFPINLFQIATKFRDEIRPRFGVLRAREFIMKDAYTFHTDYNSLHESYQHFYDAYENILKRIGLKYVVVEADTGAIGGSFSHEFHVLAQNGEGEIFYCEKCGYAASDEKARSGEDFSVDENEAVKEMEKVDTQHAKTIEEVSKFLNISEKKLIKSILLRSSKGWIMALIRGDYEINLAKIRSVLQDQSLELADPQDVLKEFGVNVGFIGPVNIPENIKIVADLSVKSIKNGVIGAMEEKRHYISANPERDFRIDLFADIRYVKEGEKCPTQGCNSTLKQTRGIEVGQIFELGDKYSSKMNAVFTDENGEQKPYIMGCYGWGVSRTLGAIVEQLNDKNGIIWPKSVAPFEVAIIPIAMNDEAIVNTSQEIYDYFLKEGIDVIIDDREVSAGFKFKDIDLIGVPIKIIIGKRLKEGKIELKQRDKEESTLIEFKNVKELYDKVKEALEKYDPTQNLTI